A region of Panicum virgatum strain AP13 chromosome 8N, P.virgatum_v5, whole genome shotgun sequence DNA encodes the following proteins:
- the LOC120684534 gene encoding uncharacterized protein LOC120684534 → MDRSKKPKSNLGSQRRFELLDLNKSSSLNMSTSSLRSIGEETRNCGKAVQASRRAATVSFAPTPLSAPAAVPAKAIVRPATASGARPGSASGQRCRTSAARLLEPGAKAMRRSWGWTGGVDAKEKGGNPVAAKVVAKTQSRSSSVPRRLPPTEDKEKPLPKTGGKIMTNSKTKKNPSTPPKTEMEGSRSLPDASKKNMKAPNSVSLKNMDMVSPPTTTSVATIGASWASLPSDLQNLGLEVMGFRDDAEVAAVEALKEASAAEILLRRLSAFAELTSAAAKQCPQQTVDEFLALHTAITSPGAAVPFDDKRNRHAGDWLRAAVSTELSPFSLYSPLRRSSHTAGSPASSPTPASTRSPAAAAGAAAEEEETWLEAARRRLGEEMRAWFLGHVERLLDGDVAGTLGQIKRVNDWLDAVGVGPESEAVERVRKKIYGYLLDHVESAVVALNGGTAATRGRTK, encoded by the exons ATGGACAGATCCAAGAAACCCAAATCAAACTTAGGGTCACAGAGGCGATTCGAGCTACTGGACTTGAACAAGTCGTCCTCGCTGAACATGTCTACATCCTCTCTGAGGAGCATCGGCGAGGAGACCAGGAATTGCGGCAAGGCGGTCCAAGCGAGCAGGAGGGCGGCCACAGTGAGCTTTGCCCCTACTCCATTGTCGGCGCCAGCGGCAGTGCCAGCGAAGGCAATTGTAAGGCCTGCGACTGCAAGTGGAGCACGCCCGGGTTCTGCCTCAGGGCAGAGGTGCAGGACATCAGCGGCGAGGTTGCTGGAGCCGGGGGCCAAGGCGATGAGGAGGAGTTGGGGGTGGACAGGTGGCGTGGATGCCAAGGAGAAGGGCGGTAATCCTGTGGCGGCGAAGGTCGTGGCAAAGACACAGTCCCGGAGCAGCTCG GTCCCAAGAAGATTGCCACCAACCGAGGACAAAGAGAAACCATTGCCGAAGACAGGCGGTAAGATCATGACCAACTCTAAGACGAAGAAAAATCCAAGCACGCCCCCGAAAACGGAGATGGAGGGTAGCAGAAGCCTCCCTGATGCATCAAAGAAGAACATGAAGGCTCCCAACAGTGTGTCACTGAAGAACATGGACATGGTCTCCCCTCCCACAACAACATCGGTGGCGACGATCGGCGCATCCTGGGCCTCACTTCCATCAGATCTCCAGAACTTGGGCCTG GAAGTCATGGGGTTCAGGGATGATGCGGAGGTAGCTGCTGTTGAGGCGTTGAAGGAAGCTTCTGCTGCCGAGATTTTGCTGCGGCGCCTGAG cGCCTTTGCAGAGTTGACGTCCGCCGCGGCCAAGCAGTGTCCGCAGCAGACCGTCGACGAGTTCCTCGCGCTCCACACGGCCATCACGAGCCctggcgccgccgtccccttcgACGACAAGCGAAACCGCCATGCAGGTGATTGGCTGCGCGCCGCGGTCTCAACGGAGCTCTCCCCCTTCTCCCTGTACTCGCCACTGAGGAGGTCCAGCCACACGGCAGggtcgccggcctcctccccgaCACCGGCATCCACACGATCGCCAGCTGCGGCGGCTGgagcagccgcggaggaggaggagacgtggctggaggcggcgcggaggcggctcgGGGAGGAGATGCGGGCGTGGTTCCTCGGCCACGTGGAGCGGCTGCTCGACGGCGACGTGGCCGGGACGCTGGGGCAGATCAAGAGGGTGAACGACTGGCTGGACGCCGTCGGGGTGGGGCCGGAGTCGGAGGCTGTCGAGCGGGTGAGGAAGAAAATCTACGGGTACCTGCTGGACCACGTCGAGTCGGCGGTAGTCGCATTGAATGGCGGCACGGCGGCTACTCGTGGCCGGACAAAATGA